In the Tautonia rosea genome, one interval contains:
- a CDS encoding sulfotransferase family 2 domain-containing protein, with translation MPDRHHALFVHIPKAAGTSIVRSLFGCEGGRHMTLRHYSLISSAQELKDAFKFTFVRNPWDRLYSAFSYLKGGGRGQADQLWAEQHLTRVPDFRAFVLDWLPGVDLESSYTHLVPQYHFLRIRGDTPHRSTSSDGSRRSPTTTRRSEPASAPASPWPTLIRRPGRTITATTTTPTT, from the coding sequence GTGCCGGACCGCCATCACGCCCTCTTCGTGCACATTCCCAAGGCCGCCGGCACCTCCATCGTCAGGAGCCTCTTCGGCTGCGAAGGGGGGCGGCACATGACCCTCCGGCACTACAGCCTGATCTCCAGCGCCCAGGAACTCAAAGACGCCTTCAAATTCACCTTCGTCCGCAATCCCTGGGACCGGCTCTACAGCGCCTTCTCTTACCTCAAGGGCGGCGGACGAGGCCAGGCCGACCAGCTCTGGGCCGAACAGCACCTCACCAGGGTCCCCGACTTCCGCGCCTTCGTCCTCGACTGGCTGCCCGGCGTCGACCTCGAATCCAGCTACACGCACCTCGTCCCGCAGTACCACTTCCTCCGGATTCGGGGCGATACGCCGCACAGGTCGACTTCATCGGACGGTTCGAGGCGATCGCCGACGACTACGAGACGATCCGAGCCCGCGTCGGCACCGGCAAGCCCCTGGCCCACCTTGATCCGTCGTCCCGGTCGGACGATTACCGCGACGACTACTACACCGACGACATGA
- the rpoB gene encoding DNA-directed RNA polymerase subunit beta: protein MPYASSAQRITPLPPRNFGRIEDEYPIPDLTQIQTVSYARFLQADTAADKRTDSGLEGVFREIFPIESYDKQLKLEYIRYDLGKPRYDPDECRQLRLTFGRPLHVWLRLNKGETAVEESVYLGDMPIMIGGGEFIINGAERVVVSQLHRSPGVDFVVEIEASEKRLHACRIIPERGSWIELQVTKKDTLGVRIDQSGKFSAMTLLRAMDPRFSSDEAILSAFYESETISTSDKTAAQSLEGRIACGDIVDPNTGEVLADSGSTISKALAQILVDNELGDIEVLKDARDPLILQSLQEDPTTDHESALLRIYQRLRPGNPPQLEKARELFNEKFFDTNRYRLGKVGRFRINRKFNQDVPEDRMILDAADYLNSIRYILNLRKGKGHVDDIDHLGNRRLRTIDELASDELRKGFLKLRRTVQERMNLKDAEDMTPRSLINPKSISAAIEYFFGRGELSQVVDQTNPLAQLTHERRLSALGPGGLNRKRAGFEVRDVHISHYGRICPIETPEGTNIGLISSLGIFGGVDEYGFLVSPYLKIEDGRRTKDVVLMRADEESEVYIAPSDAGVDTAGRLEGNVISRFQGDFVVVKPETVQYVDISPKQMVGVSAGLIPFLEHDDANRALMGSNMQRQAVPLLVAEPPIVATGLEHAVAQNSGMLIKAEQEGTVTYVDATKIVIDDTHVYKLRKYVGLNERTCLNQKPIIEVGQKVKPGTVLADGAATYLGELALGRNVLVGFMSWDGYNFEDAIIISERLVKDDVYTSIHIEEFEIEIRETKLGREEFTRDIPNVSEKALRNLDDNGIVRIGTYVKPGDILVGKVAPKSKSELTPEEKLLHAIFGRAGEDVKNDSLDVPSGVEGIVISTQRFSRRMSLSEEERKAFEKELKDVETIEGQRIADEYKAMISAMEEAIGGPIPDPETGKPLGREKDPIKLDEESQRLNIEKLDLRSPEVAREVRKIFRLHQPKIEALRDEKERKLNSMKRGDELPSGVLQMVKVYVATKRVISVGDKMAGRHGNKGVIAKILPVEDMPFLADGTAVDILLNPLGVPSRMNVGQILETHLGWAASKLGFQAVCPVFDGADESTIRQCLLDAGLPENGKAILYDGRTGEAFDQRVTVGYLYMLKLHHLVDDKIHARATGPYSLITQQPLGGKARFGGQRFGEMEVWALEAYGAAYILQELLTVKSDDVEGRTKIYESMVKGENTLEAGTPASFDVLTNEIRGLGLNMQLEKKRI, encoded by the coding sequence ATGCCCTACGCCAGCAGCGCCCAGCGGATCACCCCACTGCCTCCCCGCAACTTCGGCCGGATCGAGGACGAATACCCTATCCCCGATCTGACCCAGATCCAGACGGTCAGCTACGCCCGCTTCCTGCAGGCCGACACCGCCGCCGACAAGCGAACCGACTCGGGCCTCGAAGGCGTCTTCCGTGAAATCTTCCCGATCGAAAGCTACGACAAGCAGCTGAAGCTCGAATACATCCGCTACGACCTCGGCAAGCCCCGCTACGACCCCGACGAGTGCCGACAGCTGCGCCTGACCTTCGGCCGCCCTCTGCACGTCTGGCTCCGCCTGAACAAGGGGGAAACGGCCGTTGAGGAATCGGTCTACCTCGGCGACATGCCGATCATGATCGGCGGCGGCGAGTTCATCATCAACGGCGCCGAGCGCGTCGTCGTCAGCCAGCTGCACCGCTCTCCCGGCGTCGACTTCGTCGTCGAGATCGAGGCCAGCGAAAAGCGCCTGCACGCCTGCCGAATCATCCCCGAGCGCGGCAGCTGGATCGAGCTTCAGGTCACCAAGAAAGACACCCTTGGCGTCCGGATCGACCAGTCCGGCAAGTTCTCGGCCATGACCCTCTTGCGGGCCATGGACCCCCGCTTCTCGTCCGACGAGGCAATTCTCTCGGCCTTCTACGAGTCCGAGACCATCTCGACCTCCGACAAGACCGCCGCCCAGAGCCTCGAAGGTCGGATCGCCTGCGGCGACATCGTCGATCCGAACACCGGCGAGGTCCTCGCTGATAGCGGCTCGACCATCTCCAAGGCCCTCGCCCAGATCCTCGTCGACAACGAGCTCGGCGACATCGAGGTCCTCAAAGACGCCCGCGACCCGCTGATCCTCCAGTCGCTCCAGGAAGACCCGACCACCGACCACGAGTCGGCCCTCCTGCGCATCTATCAGCGGCTCCGGCCCGGCAACCCGCCGCAGCTCGAAAAGGCCCGAGAGCTGTTCAACGAAAAGTTCTTCGACACCAACCGCTATCGACTCGGCAAGGTCGGCCGCTTCCGGATCAACCGCAAGTTCAACCAGGACGTCCCCGAGGATCGCATGATCCTCGACGCAGCCGACTACCTGAACTCGATCCGCTACATCCTCAACCTTCGCAAGGGCAAGGGGCACGTCGACGACATCGACCACCTCGGCAATCGCCGCCTCCGCACCATCGACGAACTTGCTTCCGACGAGCTGCGCAAGGGGTTCCTCAAGCTCCGCCGCACGGTCCAGGAACGCATGAACCTTAAGGATGCCGAGGACATGACCCCTCGCTCCTTGATCAACCCGAAGTCGATCAGCGCGGCCATCGAGTACTTCTTCGGCCGAGGCGAGTTGTCGCAGGTCGTCGACCAGACCAACCCCCTGGCCCAGCTCACGCACGAACGCCGCCTCTCGGCCCTCGGCCCTGGCGGCCTGAACCGCAAACGGGCCGGCTTCGAGGTCCGAGACGTCCACATCTCGCACTACGGCCGCATCTGCCCGATCGAGACGCCTGAAGGCACGAACATCGGCCTGATCAGCTCGCTCGGCATCTTCGGCGGCGTCGACGAGTACGGCTTCCTCGTCAGCCCCTACCTCAAGATCGAGGATGGCCGACGCACCAAGGACGTCGTCCTGATGCGGGCCGATGAGGAGTCGGAAGTCTACATCGCCCCGTCCGATGCCGGCGTCGATACGGCGGGCCGACTCGAAGGCAACGTCATCTCCCGCTTCCAGGGCGACTTCGTCGTCGTCAAGCCCGAGACCGTCCAGTACGTCGACATCAGCCCGAAGCAGATGGTCGGCGTCTCGGCCGGCCTCATCCCGTTCCTCGAACACGACGACGCCAACCGGGCCCTCATGGGCTCGAACATGCAGCGGCAGGCTGTCCCCTTGCTCGTCGCCGAGCCGCCGATCGTCGCTACCGGCCTCGAACACGCCGTCGCCCAGAACTCCGGCATGCTCATCAAGGCCGAGCAGGAAGGGACCGTCACTTACGTCGATGCCACCAAGATCGTCATCGACGACACCCACGTCTACAAGCTCCGCAAGTACGTCGGCCTCAACGAACGGACCTGTCTGAACCAGAAGCCGATCATCGAGGTCGGCCAGAAGGTCAAGCCCGGCACCGTCCTGGCCGACGGCGCCGCCACCTACCTCGGCGAGCTCGCCCTGGGCCGCAACGTCCTGGTCGGCTTCATGTCCTGGGACGGCTACAACTTCGAAGACGCGATCATCATCTCTGAACGTCTCGTGAAAGATGACGTCTACACGTCCATTCATATCGAAGAGTTCGAGATCGAGATCCGCGAAACGAAGCTCGGCCGTGAGGAGTTCACCCGAGACATCCCGAACGTCTCCGAGAAGGCCCTGCGCAACCTCGACGACAACGGCATCGTCCGCATCGGCACCTACGTCAAGCCGGGCGACATCCTCGTCGGCAAGGTCGCGCCGAAGTCCAAGAGCGAGCTGACCCCCGAGGAAAAGCTCCTCCACGCCATCTTCGGCCGCGCCGGCGAAGACGTGAAGAACGACTCGCTCGACGTTCCCTCGGGCGTCGAAGGCATTGTCATCAGCACCCAGCGGTTCAGCCGCCGGATGAGCCTCTCCGAAGAGGAGCGCAAGGCCTTCGAGAAAGAGCTCAAAGACGTCGAAACAATCGAAGGCCAGCGGATCGCCGACGAGTACAAGGCCATGATCTCGGCCATGGAAGAGGCCATCGGTGGCCCGATCCCCGACCCCGAGACCGGCAAACCCCTCGGCCGCGAAAAAGACCCCATCAAGCTCGATGAGGAAAGCCAGCGGCTCAACATCGAAAAACTCGACCTCCGCAGCCCCGAGGTTGCCCGAGAGGTCCGCAAGATCTTCCGCCTCCACCAGCCGAAGATCGAGGCCCTCCGCGACGAAAAGGAACGCAAGCTCAATAGCATGAAGCGCGGCGACGAGCTGCCTTCCGGCGTCCTCCAGATGGTCAAGGTCTACGTCGCCACCAAGCGGGTCATCTCCGTCGGCGACAAGATGGCCGGCCGCCACGGGAACAAGGGGGTCATCGCCAAGATCCTCCCGGTCGAGGACATGCCCTTCCTCGCCGACGGCACGGCGGTCGACATCCTGCTCAACCCGCTCGGCGTTCCCAGCCGCATGAACGTCGGTCAGATTCTGGAAACCCACCTTGGCTGGGCCGCCAGCAAGCTCGGCTTCCAGGCCGTCTGCCCCGTCTTCGACGGCGCCGACGAATCGACCATCCGGCAGTGCCTGCTCGACGCCGGCCTGCCCGAAAACGGCAAGGCCATCCTCTACGACGGCCGCACCGGCGAGGCGTTCGACCAGCGCGTCACCGTCGGCTATCTGTACATGCTCAAGCTCCACCACCTCGTCGACGACAAGATCCACGCCCGAGCCACCGGCCCTTACAGCCTCATCACCCAGCAGCCGCTCGGTGGTAAGGCCCGGTTCGGCGGCCAGCGCTTCGGCGAGATGGAAGTCTGGGCCCTGGAAGCCTATGGCGCCGCCTACATCCTCCAGGAGCTCCTGACCGTCAAGTCCGACGACGTCGAAGGCCGGACCAAGATCTACGAGTCGATGGTCAAGGGCGAGAACACCCTCGAAGCCGGCACCCCCGCCAGCTTCGACGTGCTCACGAACGAAATCCGCGGCCTCGGCTTGAACATGCAGCTTGAGAAAAAGCGGATCTAA
- the rplL gene encoding 50S ribosomal protein L7/L12 — protein sequence MATADAPAREFADNIKNLGEEIVKLTVLEAKALGDYLEEVHGIKAAAAAVAAAPAAAAGEGPAAAAEKTEFDVVLENAGAQKIQVIKVVRAATALGLKEAKELVDGAPKPIKTGISKEDAEKLKKELEDAGGTVSIK from the coding sequence ATGGCCACTGCCGATGCCCCCGCCCGCGAATTCGCCGACAACATCAAGAACCTCGGCGAAGAGATCGTCAAGCTGACCGTCCTCGAAGCCAAGGCCCTGGGTGACTACCTCGAAGAGGTCCACGGCATCAAGGCCGCCGCCGCCGCCGTTGCCGCTGCCCCGGCTGCCGCCGCCGGCGAAGGCCCCGCCGCCGCCGCCGAAAAGACCGAGTTCGACGTCGTTCTGGAAAACGCCGGCGCCCAGAAGATCCAGGTCATCAAGGTCGTCCGCGCCGCCACCGCCCTCGGCCTCAAGGAAGCCAAGGAACTGGTCGACGGCGCCCCGAAGCCGATCAAGACCGGCATCTCCAAGGAAGACGCCGAGAAGCTCAAGAAGGAACTCGAAGACGCCGGCGGCACCGTCAGCATCAAGTGA
- the rplJ gene encoding 50S ribosomal protein L10, with translation MSKYVKELMMDQLRRDLDGTRSVLLLDLGGLDAISETQLRNDLRKKSIRIKVLKNTLAGRIFDELGLGGLRQYLSGPSVAAWGGEGVAELAKEISAQVKKLEKPKIKGGAVDGVIISPDQVADITKLPSREELIGRAVALALAPVQRVVSLANAPAAGLAGQLKAIADADASGNAPADAEAPAEG, from the coding sequence ATGAGCAAGTACGTCAAAGAGCTGATGATGGACCAGCTCCGTCGCGACCTCGACGGGACGCGATCGGTTCTGCTGCTGGACCTCGGCGGCCTGGACGCCATCAGCGAAACCCAGCTCCGGAACGACCTTCGCAAGAAGTCGATCCGCATCAAGGTGCTCAAGAACACCCTGGCCGGTCGAATCTTCGACGAGCTCGGCCTCGGCGGCCTTCGCCAGTACCTCAGCGGCCCCAGCGTGGCTGCCTGGGGCGGAGAAGGTGTCGCCGAACTGGCCAAGGAGATCTCGGCCCAGGTCAAGAAACTCGAGAAGCCGAAGATCAAAGGCGGTGCCGTCGACGGCGTGATCATCTCGCCCGACCAGGTCGCCGACATTACCAAGCTGCCGAGCCGCGAAGAACTGATCGGCCGGGCCGTGGCCCTCGCCCTCGCCCCCGTTCAGCGCGTCGTCAGCCTGGCCAATGCCCCGGCCGCCGGCCTCGCCGGACAGCTCAAGGCCATCGCCGACGCCGACGCTTCGGGCAATGCCCCGGCCGACGCCGAAGCCCCCGCCGAAGGCTGA